The following are from one region of the Acipenser ruthenus chromosome 19, fAciRut3.2 maternal haplotype, whole genome shotgun sequence genome:
- the LOC117424742 gene encoding sodium/hydrogen exchanger 5-like isoform X1, producing the protein MHSPALFQIVVLVTSAFFAAWTADFPGSDASVISEILEPVGIAVESSQSSAPPLHRQYGIDTGKIASAAARAPVNDITDPIVIPTSPPGNQHRETEPVSFEIVKWNWEHAHGPFLVAVWIMVASLAKILFHLSSKVTTVVPESCLLILLGLGLGGIVLAATNRTEYQLDPKMFFLFLLPPIVLDSGYFMPSRLFFDNIGTILMYAVVGTLWNSSATGLALWGIKQAGLMDEKVDAGLMDFLLFGSLISAVDPVAVLAVFEEVHVNETLFIIVFGESLLNDAVTVVLYKVFNTFVEMGSDKVRAVDYVKGVASFFVVSLGGTVVGLVFAFILALTTRFTKRARIIEPLFVFLLVYLSYLTAEIASLSSILAMTFCGLCCKKYVEANISQKSRTTVKYTMKTMASIAETIIFMFLGISAVDTSMWTWDSALVLFTLVFVFVFRAVGVILQTWVLNRFRLCPLDRIDQVMMSYGGLRGAVAFALVILLDKSKVKAKDYFVATTITVVFFTVMFQGLTIKPLVKWLKVKRSNQHKPTLNEELHERAFDHILAAVEDIAGHHGYHHWRDKWEHFDKKYLSQLLMRKSAYRIKDEIWDVYQKLNIRDAMSFVDQGGHVLSSAKLSLPSLPSRTSFSETSVTNLLRENGSGVCLDLQVIDTVRSGKDKEDTVMHHVLAGNLYKPRKRYQANYSRHFISADEQEWQDREVIQRNMRCRLESFRSTKHSVYQSKGKSRHKKSQKKHRSSDVNGEVPNGKPKRNISWQDTVPVVMTMDSEEEEEDNSEAEKEEDEGITFVARAADEVLLERKPSSESPSTRNYQLLSTALWCTQSSHKKTLSYCTLGVCQSPFLLPPSPTCAEKELPWKGDQGDLPACVSSETTKIVPIDLQQAWNQSISSLESLPSPPVSEAQQLQCRTLPPARLEERGAPAALARPLQDPRFQFPERAAAAGRSSEEDSTECIQQQELRPLMSPDKQPRPGPSTGSAGARWPVQFNRAARVSLLKNLVTASPYKGSGQTDL; encoded by the exons ATGCACTCCCCTGCCTTGTTCCAAATTGTAGTATTAGTAACATCCGCTTTCTTTGCGGCGTGGACTGCAGACTTTCCCGGGAGCGACGCATCTGTCATTTCGGAGATTTTGGAACCGGTCGGGATCGCTGTAGAGTCTTCGCAGTCCTCAGCGCCGCCGCTCCACCGGCAATATGGAATCGATACGGGTAAAATTGCGTCAGCGGCAGCACGCGCCCCGGTTAATGACATCACCGACCCAATTGTCATCCCAACGAGCCCGCCAGGTAACCAGCACCGTGAGACCGAACCGGTGAGTTTCGAGATTGTGAAATGGAACTGGGAACACGCTCACGGACCCTTCCTCGTTGCGGTGTGGATCATGGTGGCCAGCCTGGCTAAGATAC TGTTCCACCTGTCCAGCAAGGTGACCACAGTGGTACCGGAGAGCTGCCTGCTCATcctgctggggctggggctgggaggCATCGTCCTGGCCGCCACCAACAGAACGGAGTACCAGCTGGACCCCAAGATGTTCTTTCTGTTCCTGCTGCCGCCCATCGTCCTCGACTCGGGCTACTTCATGCCCAGCAGGCTGTTCTTTGACAACATCGGGACCATCCTGATGTACGCAGTCGTGGGCACTCTCTGGAACTCGTCTGCAACCGGGCTGGCTCTGTGGGGGATCAAGCAAGCAGGGCTGATGG ATGAGAAGGTGGACGCAGGGCTGATGGACTTCCTTCTGTTCGGGAGTCTGATCTCAGCTGTGGACCCCGTGGCTGTGCTGGCTGTCTTTGAAGAAGTCCACGTTAATGAAACGCTCTTCATAATTGTCTTCGGAGAGTCTCTGCTGAACGATGCTGTGACCGTG GTATTGTATAAAGTGTTCAACACCTTTGTGGAGATGGGTTCGGATAAAGTCCGCGCTGTGGATTATGTGAAAGGTGTTG CCTCGTTCTTCGTGGTGAGTCTGGGGGGGACAGTGGTGGGGCTGGTCTTTGCCTTCATCCTGGCCCTCACCACGCGCTTCACCAAGCGAGCCCGGATCATCGAGCCCCTCTTCGTGTTCCTGCTGGTGTACCTGTCCTACCTCACCGCAGAGATAGCCTCGCTGTCCTCCATCCTGGC GATGACGTTCTGTGGCCTGTGCTGTAAGAAGTACGTGGAAGCCAACATTTCTCAGAAGTCTCGCACCACAGTGAAGTACACCATGAAGACCATGGCCAGCATTGCAGAAACCATCATCTTCATGTTCCTGGGCATCTCCGCTGTGGACACTTCCATGTGGACCTGGGACAGCGCCCTGGTGCTCTTCACTCtcgtctttgtgtttgtgttcagagCCGTGG GTGTCATTCTCCAGACCTGGGTTCTGAATCGCTTCAGACTCTGCCCTCTGGACAGGATCGATCAGGTGATGATGTCGTACGGTGGCCTGAGGGGAGCAGTGGCGTTTGCCTTGGTCATCCTTCTGGACAAGTCAAAGGTCAAAGCAAAGGATTACTTTGTGGCAACGACTATTACTGTGGTTTTCTTCACAGTGATGTTCCAG GGGCTGACTATTAAACCTCTTGTGAAATGGCTGAAAGTGAAACGCAGTAACCAGCACAAGCCTACCCTGAACGAGGAGCTTCATGAACGG GCCTTTGACCACATCCTGGCTGCTGTGGAGGACATTGCTGGTCACCACGGTTACCACCACTGGAGAGACAA gtgGGAACATTTTGACAAGAAGTACCTGAGCCAGCTGCTGATGCGGAAGTCGGCCTATCGCATCAAAGACGAGATCTGGGACGTATACCAGAAACTGAACATCAGAGATGCCATGAGCTTCGTTGATCAA gGAGGTCACGTTCTCTCCTCCGCTAAGCTGTCCCTTCCTTCCTTGCCCAGCCGGACGTCATTTTCAGAAACCTCTGTCACAAACCTTCT ACGGGAGAATGGCAGTGGAGTGTGTCTGGATCTGCAGGTAATCGATACCGTGAGAAGTGGCAAAGACAAGGAGGACACGGTGATGCATCACGTCCTCGCAGGAAACCTGTACAAACCACGCAAGAGG TACCAGGCGAATTACAGCCGTCACTTCATCAGCGCGGATGAGCAGGAGTGGCAAGATCGCGAGGTGATCCAGAGGAACATGCGGTGCCGGCTCGAGTCCTTCAGATCCACCAAGCACAGCGTCTACCAGAGCAAGGGCAAGTCCCGCCACAAGAAGAGCCAGAAGAAG caCAGAAGCAGTGATGTAAATGGAGAGGTTCCCAATGGCAAACCCAAAAGAAACATCAGTTGGCAGGACACAG TGCCTGTTGTCATGACAATGGACtcggaggaggaagaggaagacaaCTCAGAAGCCGAGAAGGAGGAGGATGAAGGGATCACCTTCGTGGCTCGAGCTGCAGACGAGGTCCTGCTGGAGAGGAAACCGTCAAGTGAGTCTCCCTCCACTAGAAACTACCAGCTTCTCTCCACGGCCCTCTGGTGCACCCAGAGTTCTCACAAGAAGACACTCTCATACT gTACTCTGGGTGTGTGTCAGAGCCCCTTCCTCCTCCCCCCGTCTCCCACCTGCGCGGAGAAGGAGCTGCCCTGGAAGGGAGACCAGGGGGATCTCCCAGCCTGCGTCTCCTCGGAGACCACCAAGATTGTGCCCATTGACCTGCAGCAGGCCTGGAACCAGAGCATCTCGTCCCTGGAAAGCCTGCCATCCCCCCCAGTGTCCGAGGCGCAGCAGCTCCAGTGCAGGACATTGCCCCCGGCGAGGCTGGAAGAGCGTGGGGCCCCAGCTGCCCTCGCTAGGCCCCTGCAGGACCCCCGTTTCCAGTTCCCAGAGCGCGCCGCGGCTGCTGGTAGAAGCAGCGAGGAGGACAGCACGGAGTGCATCCAGCAGCAGGAGCTCCGGCCCCTCATGTCCCCCGACAAGCAGCCCAGACCAGGCCCATCTACTGGGTCTGCCGGAGCCAGGTGGCCGGTCCAATTCAACAGAGCCGCCCGGGTTTCACTCCTGAAAAATTTAGTTACTGCCTCCCCTTACAAGGGCAGCGGCCAGACAGACCTTTAG
- the LOC117424742 gene encoding sodium/hydrogen exchanger 5-like isoform X2, producing MHSPALFQIVVLVTSAFFAAWTADFPGSDASVISEILEPVGIAVESSQSSAPPLHRQYGIDTGKIASAAARAPVNDITDPIVIPTSPPGNQHRETEPVSFEIVKWNWEHAHGPFLVAVWIMVASLAKILFHLSSKVTTVVPESCLLILLGLGLGGIVLAATNRTEYQLDPKMFFLFLLPPIVLDSGYFMPSRLFFDNIGTILMYAVVGTLWNSSATGLALWGIKQAGLMDEKVDAGLMDFLLFGSLISAVDPVAVLAVFEEVHVNETLFIIVFGESLLNDAVTVVLYKVFNTFVEMGSDKVRAVDYVKGVASFFVVSLGGTVVGLVFAFILALTTRFTKRARIIEPLFVFLLVYLSYLTAEIASLSSILAMTFCGLCCKKYVEANISQKSRTTVKYTMKTMASIAETIIFMFLGISAVDTSMWTWDSALVLFTLVFVFVFRAVGVILQTWVLNRFRLCPLDRIDQVMMSYGGLRGAVAFALVILLDKSKVKAKDYFVATTITVVFFTVMFQGLTIKPLVKWLKVKRSNQHKPTLNEELHERAFDHILAAVEDIAGHHGYHHWRDKWEHFDKKYLSQLLMRKSAYRIKDEIWDVYQKLNIRDAMSFVDQGGHVLSSAKLSLPSLPSRTSFSETSVTNLLRENGSGVCLDLQVIDTVRSGKDKEDTVMHHVLAGNLYKPRKRYQANYSRHFISADEQEWQDREVIQRNMRCRLESFRSTKHSVYQSKGKSRHKKSQKKHRSSDVNGEVPNGKPKRNISWQDTVPVVMTMDSEEEEEDNSEAEKEEDEGITFVARAADEVLLERKPSSTLGVCQSPFLLPPSPTCAEKELPWKGDQGDLPACVSSETTKIVPIDLQQAWNQSISSLESLPSPPVSEAQQLQCRTLPPARLEERGAPAALARPLQDPRFQFPERAAAAGRSSEEDSTECIQQQELRPLMSPDKQPRPGPSTGSAGARWPVQFNRAARVSLLKNLVTASPYKGSGQTDL from the exons ATGCACTCCCCTGCCTTGTTCCAAATTGTAGTATTAGTAACATCCGCTTTCTTTGCGGCGTGGACTGCAGACTTTCCCGGGAGCGACGCATCTGTCATTTCGGAGATTTTGGAACCGGTCGGGATCGCTGTAGAGTCTTCGCAGTCCTCAGCGCCGCCGCTCCACCGGCAATATGGAATCGATACGGGTAAAATTGCGTCAGCGGCAGCACGCGCCCCGGTTAATGACATCACCGACCCAATTGTCATCCCAACGAGCCCGCCAGGTAACCAGCACCGTGAGACCGAACCGGTGAGTTTCGAGATTGTGAAATGGAACTGGGAACACGCTCACGGACCCTTCCTCGTTGCGGTGTGGATCATGGTGGCCAGCCTGGCTAAGATAC TGTTCCACCTGTCCAGCAAGGTGACCACAGTGGTACCGGAGAGCTGCCTGCTCATcctgctggggctggggctgggaggCATCGTCCTGGCCGCCACCAACAGAACGGAGTACCAGCTGGACCCCAAGATGTTCTTTCTGTTCCTGCTGCCGCCCATCGTCCTCGACTCGGGCTACTTCATGCCCAGCAGGCTGTTCTTTGACAACATCGGGACCATCCTGATGTACGCAGTCGTGGGCACTCTCTGGAACTCGTCTGCAACCGGGCTGGCTCTGTGGGGGATCAAGCAAGCAGGGCTGATGG ATGAGAAGGTGGACGCAGGGCTGATGGACTTCCTTCTGTTCGGGAGTCTGATCTCAGCTGTGGACCCCGTGGCTGTGCTGGCTGTCTTTGAAGAAGTCCACGTTAATGAAACGCTCTTCATAATTGTCTTCGGAGAGTCTCTGCTGAACGATGCTGTGACCGTG GTATTGTATAAAGTGTTCAACACCTTTGTGGAGATGGGTTCGGATAAAGTCCGCGCTGTGGATTATGTGAAAGGTGTTG CCTCGTTCTTCGTGGTGAGTCTGGGGGGGACAGTGGTGGGGCTGGTCTTTGCCTTCATCCTGGCCCTCACCACGCGCTTCACCAAGCGAGCCCGGATCATCGAGCCCCTCTTCGTGTTCCTGCTGGTGTACCTGTCCTACCTCACCGCAGAGATAGCCTCGCTGTCCTCCATCCTGGC GATGACGTTCTGTGGCCTGTGCTGTAAGAAGTACGTGGAAGCCAACATTTCTCAGAAGTCTCGCACCACAGTGAAGTACACCATGAAGACCATGGCCAGCATTGCAGAAACCATCATCTTCATGTTCCTGGGCATCTCCGCTGTGGACACTTCCATGTGGACCTGGGACAGCGCCCTGGTGCTCTTCACTCtcgtctttgtgtttgtgttcagagCCGTGG GTGTCATTCTCCAGACCTGGGTTCTGAATCGCTTCAGACTCTGCCCTCTGGACAGGATCGATCAGGTGATGATGTCGTACGGTGGCCTGAGGGGAGCAGTGGCGTTTGCCTTGGTCATCCTTCTGGACAAGTCAAAGGTCAAAGCAAAGGATTACTTTGTGGCAACGACTATTACTGTGGTTTTCTTCACAGTGATGTTCCAG GGGCTGACTATTAAACCTCTTGTGAAATGGCTGAAAGTGAAACGCAGTAACCAGCACAAGCCTACCCTGAACGAGGAGCTTCATGAACGG GCCTTTGACCACATCCTGGCTGCTGTGGAGGACATTGCTGGTCACCACGGTTACCACCACTGGAGAGACAA gtgGGAACATTTTGACAAGAAGTACCTGAGCCAGCTGCTGATGCGGAAGTCGGCCTATCGCATCAAAGACGAGATCTGGGACGTATACCAGAAACTGAACATCAGAGATGCCATGAGCTTCGTTGATCAA gGAGGTCACGTTCTCTCCTCCGCTAAGCTGTCCCTTCCTTCCTTGCCCAGCCGGACGTCATTTTCAGAAACCTCTGTCACAAACCTTCT ACGGGAGAATGGCAGTGGAGTGTGTCTGGATCTGCAGGTAATCGATACCGTGAGAAGTGGCAAAGACAAGGAGGACACGGTGATGCATCACGTCCTCGCAGGAAACCTGTACAAACCACGCAAGAGG TACCAGGCGAATTACAGCCGTCACTTCATCAGCGCGGATGAGCAGGAGTGGCAAGATCGCGAGGTGATCCAGAGGAACATGCGGTGCCGGCTCGAGTCCTTCAGATCCACCAAGCACAGCGTCTACCAGAGCAAGGGCAAGTCCCGCCACAAGAAGAGCCAGAAGAAG caCAGAAGCAGTGATGTAAATGGAGAGGTTCCCAATGGCAAACCCAAAAGAAACATCAGTTGGCAGGACACAG TGCCTGTTGTCATGACAATGGACtcggaggaggaagaggaagacaaCTCAGAAGCCGAGAAGGAGGAGGATGAAGGGATCACCTTCGTGGCTCGAGCTGCAGACGAGGTCCTGCTGGAGAGGAAACCGTCAA gTACTCTGGGTGTGTGTCAGAGCCCCTTCCTCCTCCCCCCGTCTCCCACCTGCGCGGAGAAGGAGCTGCCCTGGAAGGGAGACCAGGGGGATCTCCCAGCCTGCGTCTCCTCGGAGACCACCAAGATTGTGCCCATTGACCTGCAGCAGGCCTGGAACCAGAGCATCTCGTCCCTGGAAAGCCTGCCATCCCCCCCAGTGTCCGAGGCGCAGCAGCTCCAGTGCAGGACATTGCCCCCGGCGAGGCTGGAAGAGCGTGGGGCCCCAGCTGCCCTCGCTAGGCCCCTGCAGGACCCCCGTTTCCAGTTCCCAGAGCGCGCCGCGGCTGCTGGTAGAAGCAGCGAGGAGGACAGCACGGAGTGCATCCAGCAGCAGGAGCTCCGGCCCCTCATGTCCCCCGACAAGCAGCCCAGACCAGGCCCATCTACTGGGTCTGCCGGAGCCAGGTGGCCGGTCCAATTCAACAGAGCCGCCCGGGTTTCACTCCTGAAAAATTTAGTTACTGCCTCCCCTTACAAGGGCAGCGGCCAGACAGACCTTTAG